The window TCATATCTATGAAAAGTTGCATGTAAACAACCGGGTTGAGGCGGTTAATAAATATTTTGGCAGGTAAACTACCCAGAAACCATTAAAAACCTACTGAAATTGTAGGAAAATTACCACTAAGTGGTATATTTAGAAAGGTCTAAAGGTTTTACTTTTAGAGTATCTGGGATGCAACAAATATTGTTAATCATTACAACCTTAGTCTGCCAACTCCACCCTCCTTATTCTAATTTCTGCTTTAATAAAATAATGAAGCCGTTGCAATAGCAACGGCTTCATTATTTGGTAAAATCCAGGCTTACCACTTCAACTCAAGGACATTATCCTTCCGGTTCACATCAGCCAATCTTTCCGTTGGGTCAATTTCCACCCTTACGATTTCCTGCAATTTCCGCTTGGTTGAGATCTGGTATTGGGGATGGGTCCATTTCCAAGGCTCATATACTTTTCTGGGGATATCAAACTCCTCGGGTTTACTGCCGAACATCAGGTACATGGGCACATAATGCAACTCCTGGCTGCCGTCCTTATAGGTGATCAGCACATCCATGGGCATGGGTACTTTACCGACCCGTTTCAACCTGATATTGGTTTCGCCGCCCTGCTCCCAAAGACTATCGATGCCATAATCAATGGTCTTGGTAGTGTTCACCCAATACTCACGGTACCAGTCCAGTTTTATGCCACTGGCCTTTTCAGCCACCCTGATGAAATCATTCACATTGGGATGCCTGAACTTCCATTGGTTGTAGTAATCGAGCAATACCCTGTCCCTAACCTTGGCACCGAGGATATAACCCAATTGCTCCAGGAATACTTCCCCTTTTGAATAAGAGGCAATGCTATAAGCAAAATTGGTTTCAAAATGATCGGCATGGGTACTCATCGGCTCTTCCTTACCACTTTTCACAAGGTAGAAATAGCCATCATAGCTGTCCTTATGGGGATTTTCGCGGCTTAACGGTTCAAGGTTACTCCTCCTTGGACCTGTGCCCACTTCACTTTGCTTCACTACAGCGCCTTTGTTTTGCTCCAGGTAATACTGCATGACCAGGCTCTCGCCATAGGAAGTGAAACCTTCATCCATCCAGGCATACAGGCTTTCATTGGTGCCCATCAACATCTGGTACCAGGTGTGCATCCATTCATGGAAGGCAGTTCCAAGGCTAGGGCCACTGAGTAAGGTCGACATAGGATACTCCATACCACCATCCCCCCCATGGATAAACGAATATTGCTTGTAGGGGTATTTACCAAAGTTCTTCTCAATGAAAGGAAGCACCTGAACGGCCGCATCAGCTACCTTATTCCACTGTTCATCATTTTGTGGATCATTCTCCTTGTAGTTATACAGGACATGAATGGTTGGGCCGTTGGGAATATTCCTTACCAAATGCTTGTATTCCGGATCTGCTGCCCACATGAAATCGTGGACATTGGGTGCAACAAAATGCCAGGTTAGCTTTTCGCCTGCCGGCCTGTTGACCTTTGTTCCCGGGGCTTCATAACCATAGCCGATCTGCTGGGGGTTCTGTAGGTATCCGGTCCCACCAAGGATGTAATTCCTGTCGATGCTGATCTTCACGTCAAAATCGCCCCAGATGCCATAGAATTCACGCGCCACATATGGGGTGGGATGCCAGCCTTCATAATCGTATTCGCACATCTTGGGATACCACTGGGCCATAGAATAGCGGACACCGGTATTCGGGTTATCCCTTCCTGAGCGCCTTACCTGGAGCGGCACCTGGGCTTCAAAGCTCATATCGAAAACGACCTTGGACTTTGGCAGGATGGGTTTTGAAAGCATCACTTCCAGGATGGTCTCATGTAGCTTGTACTGCTGGGGCACTCCATTCATCTTCAGGGAAAGCACTTTCTGGTAGCCAATTTCATCCGGCTTAAGGTTTTGGATACGATCCCTAACCCTTCCATCCCAATCCGGGCGGTTGTTGTTCATGATCTTTCCCAATTCCCTGCTTCGGGCATCCATCATGCTATTAGGCTGGAAAGCATTCCAATAGAGGTGATAATATACTTTGCGCAATGTGTCGGGGGAGTTATTCGTGTACTCCAGTACCTGTTTACCATTGAACCTGTTGGATTGTACATCCACATCAACATTCATGGTATACTTGACCCTTTGTTGCCATCGATCTGTTTGCGCCTGGGCAGAAACCAGGCCAAGGGCCAGGAATCCCGATAACCAAAGACTTTTACTTTTCATATGAGTGTTCGTTATTCCAATGATCGGTAAATTTCCTGAAAAACTGCATATCAGCAGGGGCAATTTGATGGAAGGCCTTCCTGTTTAATGGCATAAAAAAACCCGTCATGAACGGGTTTTGTATTTTTCACTTTCTATAGTGTCAGTTTATCCTTAAGTAAGCGGCCACTTTCAGCAAAAACAAGGTCGCGTTTGTTAAGGTCCGATTTTTTCACCAAAAGCCTGTATTCGCTCCGGTCATCCGGGTAAATGAGTTGGTACACATCTTCAACCTCCCAATCAGCATATTTGCTTTTCTCCAACCCTTCCTCAACAGATTTGGGAAGGTCATCACGACCGATCACTTTCTGTGACAATACCCAGGTGCCGTCATTCTTGAAAGTAGCTTCATAGGACTCACCTTTCAGTTGGAAAGCAACCAAATAATGGGTGAGTTTATCCTTCCACTCCACACTCTCCGCATTGCGGTACTTGTATTTGAAAGCATCCGTTACTTCAGCAGGTATCTTCCTTAACTGAGCCTGGGCTTCCCCGCCAATTATGGCAATTGCAAAGACCATGACCATGAATACCAATCTTTTCATCCTGACTTTTTTAACTGTTACAAATATCCCATACACTATGAAAAGAAAATCATAAAATCCTACTCTCCAGTGCCCTGGACCACGATAACGATCTCCCCTTTTACGGTTTTCTGTTTGAAATAGGCAGCCACTTCGGCCAGGCTTCCCCGTTTGTTCTCTTCGAACATCTTGGTCAACTCCCTGCTTACGCAGCATAACCTTTCACCACCAAAATACTGGGCCATCTCCTCTAGTGTTTTCACCAAACGCATGGGCGACTCATAAAAGACCATGGTCCTTTCTTCCGTGGCAAGTTTCCTGAACATGGTCTGCCGGCCCTTCTTCAATGGCAGGAAGCCTTCAAAACAAAACCTGTTGATGGGCAACCCACTGTTCACCAATGCCGGGACAAAGGCGGTGGCACCGGGCAGGCATTCCACCTTAACTTCCTGACGGATACATTCCCTGACAAGAAGGAATGCAGGGTCTGATATCCCGGGTGTTCCTGCATCCGTGAGCACAGCCATCGTTTTTCCCTGCTTCAACTGGTCAACGAGGTGTTGCAAAACCTTGTGCTCATTGTGCTGGTGGTATGGCGTCAAAGGCTTCTGGATCTGGTAATGGTTCAGCAGGCGTGCAGAGTTCCGGGTATCTTCTGCAAGGATCACATCTACCTGCTTCAGCACCTCCAGGGCCCTCAGGGTAATATCCTGTAGGTTGCCAATGGGGGAAGGAACTAAATAAAGCATGTTAACTGCTCGGTTGGTTAGAGAATGGGAAAAGCAAGGGTATCATAGCAGATGGCCCACTATTGTCCAGGCTTGGGAAATGCCTGGATAACAGGGTTAAGGAATTTGTATTGATCCGCCTTCCGTTGGAGGGTCAAATCCACTTTTCCCTAAAACGAAGAAAACAGTAGCTCTACTACTGTTTTCCTGTTCTATGATACACAAACAAAATTAGTTTACACTGATCTCGAATTGCTCCATCACAGGGTTGGCCAACAGTTTTTTAGCGGCCTGCTCAGCAATGGATTTGGCTTCTTCAGCAGAAGCCGCTTCAACCTGCAGCGTAATATTCTTACCGATGCGAACATCCTGGATGGCAGAGAGCCCAAGGTTACCCAATCCGCCCAATACAGCCTTACCCTGGGGGTCCAGCAGGTCTTTCAGCGGCATTACTTTTACCTGTACAGAGAAAGTCATTCTTTTCGATTTTTAAGCGCCAAAGATACAACAATGTAGGTAAGGAAGATTACCGGCATCGCAGCCCATTTCAGTAAAATTGCCGCAATCACTGCTATCCCGGCAATCAACAGCTTGGGCAGGTTGTTCTTAAGGGTGAAATCCTTGAATTTCAGGGCCATGATGGGAATATTGCTTACCATCAGGTAGCTCAGCAACAGGATCACCAGGTAGATCACCCACTTGTTGAGGAGCAGGTTGACGATGGCCTCATTTCCGGAGAACCAATAGATCAGGGGAAAAGATGCTACTGTAAGGCCTACTGCCGGAGTAGGCACGCCCTTGAATCCATATTCCTGTCCGGGATCGATATTGAACTTTGCCAGCCGGTAAGCCGCAGCACAGGGTACCAGCACTGCAGGCAGCAACCAGGCCATTGATACATCCAGTCCATTCTCCTCCCTGGCAAAGCTGAGGCGGAGGAACTGGTAAAGGATCAGGCCAGGGGCAACCCCAAAGCTAACTACATCTGCAAGGGAGTCCAGTTCCTTTCCCAGGGGGCTGGTCGCTTTTAATAACCGTGCCACAAATCCGTCGAAGAAATCAACAACAGCCGCCAATCCAATGAACAGGGAGGCCAGCCAGATCCGCTCCGGCATATCAACCAGGTATTCACCTTCGGGGCCATTGGCAATGACTATCCCGTTCTGGAGAATGACGATGATGGCCAAAAATCCAAAGACAAGATTCAATAATGTAAAAATGTTGGGGATCTGCTTCATACTGCGTTTATGCCTAAGCGTTAGTAATGGTATTAGGGAAGAAGCTATCCCCCTGCCGTACTGGTGGAGGATAGCGGTCATTTATTTTTTCATGAGCCTTTCAATCTCATCGGCCTTGATCGGGATATTTGCCATCAGGTCTTTGTTGCCTGTACGGGTTATCCAGACATTGTTCTCGATCCTGATGCCCATCTTTTCTTCTTCAATGTAGATTCCCGGCTCCACAGTAAACACCATTCCTGCTTTGATGGGTTCAGTACGGGTACCCAGGTCATGCACATCGATACCGAGGTGATGGCTGATGCCATGGTAAAGGTACTTTCGGTACGCCCTGTTATCGGGATCCTCATTCTTCACATCCTCCTTCTTCAGCAATCCCAGTTTCAGGAACTGGCGGGTAGCTTCCTCCCCTACTTTATCGGTATAGGCCAGAATTGAAATGCCGGGCTTCAGCAAACTTTTCGCATAGTCGTGCAGGTGAAGGCAGGCATTATACACTTCCTTCTGCCGCTTGGTAAACTTACCACTTACCGGTACCGTACGGGTCAGGTCCGCACAATAGCCGCCGTACTCGGCTCCGAAATCCATGAGCACCAGTTCCCCTTCCATGCATTCCTGGTTATTGGAAACATAATGCAATGTCCTTGCCCTGTCACCGCTGGCGATGATGCTTCCATAAGCCTGGCCGGTAGCCCGGTTACGCAGGAATTCATGCATGATCTCCGCTTCTATCTCGTATTCCATTACCCCAGGGCGAATGAAGCCCAATAACCTACGGAACGTCTTTTCGGTAATATTAATAGCTTCCTGTATCACGGCCACTTCCATCGGGGTTTTAATGGCCCTGAGTTCTTTCATGATCCTGGCACTACGGCGATAGTTATGCAGGGGATAGCGCCTGCGCATCTCTTCGGCAAAACGATAATCCCTTACCGGAACGAGGTTGGCCTTGCGGTCATTTTCGTTGGTATTCAAATAAATGGTTTCGGCAAGGTGGATCAGGGGCTGAAGGAAGCCATCCAGGGAGTCGAGCCATACGATGGAACTGATGCCGGAAATAGCAGTAGCCTCATGCTTGCGCAAACGGTGCCCATCCCATTTTTCCTTCAGTTCATTGGGCCTCACCAGCACTAGCACCTCCCTGAATTTGGGATCCGGGTTGTCAGGGAAGAGTATCAGCATGGTGTCTTCCTGCTCAATGCCGGTTAGCCAGTAGAGGTCGGAATTTTGCTTGAATTTATACAAGGCGTCACCATTGGAAGGCAACTCATCATTACTGTTGAAAATGGCGATGGAATTCTTCTCCATCATCTTCACGAAGCGCTTCCTGTTCTCCACAAACAACTTAGGGTCCAGCGGTAAATATTTCATCGACAATAGTTTAGTTCAGGGGGCTAAAATTAACCATCATTTTGAATCAGCCCAGAAAAAAACAATGTTCAAACAAGTATAAAAAATCGGGAAAAAACGGCCGGAACTAAAAAATCGGAATCCTCCAACCTAACAATTGTTAGCGCAAATACCATCCAAACAATTCCCTCTGAATTGAAATTATTTTCATCGTTTTTGAAATAATATTAATGTTTTTTCAAAGTGTAAGCGGTACACATTGCTACCTGCCTTTGGCCTCAACTCCTAGTTTTGTACCCTCAAACGATTGCACTATATGTCAGTACCTACGATTAGTATCCCTACCAACCAACTGGTGAAATTGGGTTTAAAGTCTGCGGAAAACATTCATTACCAACTCAGTCCTGAAGAGCTCGTGCAAGACACCCTCCGCATTGGGGAAGGTGTGCTGAACGATACAGGCGCCCTGGTCATCAGGACAGGAGAGTTTACCGGCAGGAGCCCTAAAGACAAATTCATCGTAAAGGACGAGATCACTGCCCATTCGGTTCACTGGAATGATTTTAATATCCCGATCGACGAGTCCTATTTCTTTACCATCAAGAATAAGATCACCGACTACCTTACCAGCCGCAATGAATTGTGGGTAAGGGACGCCTATGCCTGTGCGGATGAACGTTTCCGTTTGAATATTCGCATCGTGAATGAAAAGCCCTGGATCAACCTCTTTTCCTATAATATGTTCCTGAGGCCAACAGAGGCTGAACTGGAAAACTTTGAACCCGAATGGACCATCCTATCGGCCCCCGGGCTCAGGCTGGATCCCAAGGAATGCGGAACCCGCCAGCACAATGCAGCGGTTGTATCATTCAAGTACAAGACCATCCTGATCGCAGGTACAGGTTATACCGGTGAGACCAAGAAAGGCATCTTTACCATCCTCAATTTCATCCTGCCCCACCAGAAAAATGTACTGAGCATGCACTGCTCTGCCAACATGGGTGAGAATGGAGATACGGCGCTGTTCTTCGGCCTCAGTGGCACAGGAAAAACAACGCTGAGCGCTGATCCCCACCGCAAACTGATCGGCGACGATGAGCATGGCTGGACGGACAACAATATTTTCAACTTTGAAGGCGGATGCTATGCCAAGTGCATCAACCTGACCGAGGAGAAGGAACCCGAGATCTATAATGCCATCCGTCCGGGTGCGCTGGTAGAGAACACTACCTTCTATGAGGGTTCCAATATCATCAACTTTGATGATGGGTCAATAACCGAAAACACCAGGGTGTCCTATCCCCTTGACTATATCAGCAATGCCCAGGAACCTTCGATCGGGAATATCCCGAATAATATCTTCTTCCTGACCTGCGACGCTTATGGTGTACTCCCGCCGATTTCCAGGCTGACACCAGAGCAGGCCATGTACCAGTTCATTTCCGGTTACACGGCAAAGGTTGCCGGTACGGAAGCCGGTATAACCGAGCCCAAATCTACCTTCAGCGCTTGTTTTGGCGCACCATTCCTTCCCCTCCACCCCGGAAAATATGCCGAAATGCTGGGTGAAAAAATGAGGAAGCACAATGTAAAGGTTTGGCTGGTGAATACCGGTTGGACAGGCGGTCCTTATGGAACCGGGAACAGGATGAAACTTGGCTTTACCCGTGCCATGATCACGGCTGCCCTTAATGGCGAGCTGGACAATGTGGCCTATGAAACCCATCCGGTATTTGGAATGCAAATGCCGACCACTTGTCCCCATGTTCCGGCAGAATTACTGAACCCTAGGAATACCTGGGAAAATGTTGCTGCTTATGATGAAGCTGCCCGCAACCTTGCCGGACAGTTCATCAAAAATTTTGAAAAATATGCATCTGGCGTAGCTGCTGAGATCCTCGCGGCTGCACCAAAGCCATAATCGTTTACCCGTACAGAACCCGGGTAGTTTTTTTTCGGTCTCAAACGTTGCTTGCAGTCCGCCCCATTTTTGGGGCGGAATTTTTTTATAAATCTTAGCAATTAGCCCCTCCCTGAATTTTTACTGATAAGGAAAGGAAATGTAATTTGTAGGCATGATCATCCAGCTGTTGCTCATCATTATCACCTTCCTGCCCAACCCGGACCCCAACCCCAAGGCAACGATCGACTGGCGGGAAAGGAGGAAATTGAACTGGTCGGATTTCAAGGGCATTCCCGACCTGAGTTCACCCAATGCCGCACTTACCTCTACTTCCATCCTCATTTCCTATGGGTATGATAAGACCAGCTTTACCTACCAGCTCAAATGCGTGTTCCATCCGGAGAAATCATGGACAAAAGTGAAGAGTGACCTCATCCTTACCCATGAGCAGGGGCACTTCGATATTACCCAGATCTTTACCCGGAAACTCAATAAGGAACTGATGGGCTATAAGTATGACCCATCGAATGTGGAAAAGGATATCCAATCAATTTACCAGCGCATCCACCAGGAACAGGACGCCTTCCAGCGGACCTACGACCGCGAGACCAATTTTTCCCGGAATGCCATTAAACAGGATGAATGGAACCTGAAAATGGAAAAGGAATTGATGGAACTGGAACAGTATTCGAACTATCCCAATCAGTAACAATAACTGCCCCATAGGATATTGTCCAAAAAAAAGGCAATGCCTGCAGTTGGGAGGGACATTGCCTGTAATGAGATGGTAAAAGGAAACAGACCGTCAGAATAGTCCGTAAAGCTGGGCATCGATCTTGGTGATGATCTCACCCAGGTGTTCATCGTTCTCCGCGAATTTATTCTTGTCAACATCGATCACCAGCAAGGATCCCTCCTTGTAGCCTTCGATCCATTTGTTGTAATAATCGTTAAGGCGCTTGAGGTAGTCGAGGCGGATATTCTCTTCATATTCCCTGCCCCTTTTCTGGATCTGCCCTACCAGCGTAGGTACAGAAGCCTGGAGGTAGATCATCAGGTCGGGTGGCTGGATCATGGACTTCAGTGTCTGGAAAAAGAGGAAATAATTGTCATAGTCCCGCTTGCTCATCAAACCCATTTCATGCAGGTTGGGGGCAAAGATGTGTGCATCCTCATAAATGGTCCTGTCCTGTATAACGGTCTCGGTACCACGATGAATTTCCAGTATCTGGTTGATGCGGCTGTTCAGGAAATAGATCTGCAGGTTAAAACTCCACCTGGGCATATCTTCATAGAAGTCATTCAGGTAAGGGTTATGGTCCACATCCTCGAACTGGGGGATCCATTTATAATGTTTACTGAGCAATTCAGTGAGGGTTGTTTTACCTGCACCAATATTGCCTGCAATTGCTATATGCTTTGCTTTTTTTCCTTTAGCCATAAAATGATCCACTGCCTAATGCAGGATTGACAAATTAAACAAAATGTAGAGCCGAAAAAATTTCCTTTACCTGAAAATTAATAGTATTTGAGTCCCATGGCAGTGCGTACAAGGTCCATGGTCTTCCGGGCACTTTCCCTTGCCTTTTCTGCACCCATTTCCATGATCCTTTCCAGGTAGGCATGGTCATTACGGATGGCCTCTGCCCTTTCCCTTACCGGACGGATGAATGCCACCATATCCTCAGCCAGTTGCTTCTTCATGTC is drawn from Flavihumibacter rivuli and contains these coding sequences:
- a CDS encoding M1 family metallopeptidase produces the protein MKSKSLWLSGFLALGLVSAQAQTDRWQQRVKYTMNVDVDVQSNRFNGKQVLEYTNNSPDTLRKVYYHLYWNAFQPNSMMDARSRELGKIMNNNRPDWDGRVRDRIQNLKPDEIGYQKVLSLKMNGVPQQYKLHETILEVMLSKPILPKSKVVFDMSFEAQVPLQVRRSGRDNPNTGVRYSMAQWYPKMCEYDYEGWHPTPYVAREFYGIWGDFDVKISIDRNYILGGTGYLQNPQQIGYGYEAPGTKVNRPAGEKLTWHFVAPNVHDFMWAADPEYKHLVRNIPNGPTIHVLYNYKENDPQNDEQWNKVADAAVQVLPFIEKNFGKYPYKQYSFIHGGDGGMEYPMSTLLSGPSLGTAFHEWMHTWYQMLMGTNESLYAWMDEGFTSYGESLVMQYYLEQNKGAVVKQSEVGTGPRRSNLEPLSRENPHKDSYDGYFYLVKSGKEEPMSTHADHFETNFAYSIASYSKGEVFLEQLGYILGAKVRDRVLLDYYNQWKFRHPNVNDFIRVAEKASGIKLDWYREYWVNTTKTIDYGIDSLWEQGGETNIRLKRVGKVPMPMDVLITYKDGSQELHYVPMYLMFGSKPEEFDIPRKVYEPWKWTHPQYQISTKRKLQEIVRVEIDPTERLADVNRKDNVLELKW
- a CDS encoding PepSY-like domain-containing protein — protein: MKRLVFMVMVFAIAIIGGEAQAQLRKIPAEVTDAFKYKYRNAESVEWKDKLTHYLVAFQLKGESYEATFKNDGTWVLSQKVIGRDDLPKSVEEGLEKSKYADWEVEDVYQLIYPDDRSEYRLLVKKSDLNKRDLVFAESGRLLKDKLTL
- the rsmI gene encoding 16S rRNA (cytidine(1402)-2'-O)-methyltransferase; protein product: MLYLVPSPIGNLQDITLRALEVLKQVDVILAEDTRNSARLLNHYQIQKPLTPYHQHNEHKVLQHLVDQLKQGKTMAVLTDAGTPGISDPAFLLVRECIRQEVKVECLPGATAFVPALVNSGLPINRFCFEGFLPLKKGRQTMFRKLATEERTMVFYESPMRLVKTLEEMAQYFGGERLCCVSRELTKMFEENKRGSLAEVAAYFKQKTVKGEIVIVVQGTGE
- the purS gene encoding phosphoribosylformylglycinamidine synthase subunit PurS, which encodes MTFSVQVKVMPLKDLLDPQGKAVLGGLGNLGLSAIQDVRIGKNITLQVEAASAEEAKSIAEQAAKKLLANPVMEQFEISVN
- a CDS encoding CDP-alcohol phosphatidyltransferase family protein, translating into MKQIPNIFTLLNLVFGFLAIIVILQNGIVIANGPEGEYLVDMPERIWLASLFIGLAAVVDFFDGFVARLLKATSPLGKELDSLADVVSFGVAPGLILYQFLRLSFAREENGLDVSMAWLLPAVLVPCAAAYRLAKFNIDPGQEYGFKGVPTPAVGLTVASFPLIYWFSGNEAIVNLLLNKWVIYLVILLLSYLMVSNIPIMALKFKDFTLKNNLPKLLIAGIAVIAAILLKWAAMPVIFLTYIVVSLALKNRKE
- a CDS encoding aminopeptidase P family protein, which translates into the protein MKYLPLDPKLFVENRKRFVKMMEKNSIAIFNSNDELPSNGDALYKFKQNSDLYWLTGIEQEDTMLILFPDNPDPKFREVLVLVRPNELKEKWDGHRLRKHEATAISGISSIVWLDSLDGFLQPLIHLAETIYLNTNENDRKANLVPVRDYRFAEEMRRRYPLHNYRRSARIMKELRAIKTPMEVAVIQEAINITEKTFRRLLGFIRPGVMEYEIEAEIMHEFLRNRATGQAYGSIIASGDRARTLHYVSNNQECMEGELVLMDFGAEYGGYCADLTRTVPVSGKFTKRQKEVYNACLHLHDYAKSLLKPGISILAYTDKVGEEATRQFLKLGLLKKEDVKNEDPDNRAYRKYLYHGISHHLGIDVHDLGTRTEPIKAGMVFTVEPGIYIEEEKMGIRIENNVWITRTGNKDLMANIPIKADEIERLMKK
- the pckA gene encoding phosphoenolpyruvate carboxykinase (ATP), with translation MSVPTISIPTNQLVKLGLKSAENIHYQLSPEELVQDTLRIGEGVLNDTGALVIRTGEFTGRSPKDKFIVKDEITAHSVHWNDFNIPIDESYFFTIKNKITDYLTSRNELWVRDAYACADERFRLNIRIVNEKPWINLFSYNMFLRPTEAELENFEPEWTILSAPGLRLDPKECGTRQHNAAVVSFKYKTILIAGTGYTGETKKGIFTILNFILPHQKNVLSMHCSANMGENGDTALFFGLSGTGKTTLSADPHRKLIGDDEHGWTDNNIFNFEGGCYAKCINLTEEKEPEIYNAIRPGALVENTTFYEGSNIINFDDGSITENTRVSYPLDYISNAQEPSIGNIPNNIFFLTCDAYGVLPPISRLTPEQAMYQFISGYTAKVAGTEAGITEPKSTFSACFGAPFLPLHPGKYAEMLGEKMRKHNVKVWLVNTGWTGGPYGTGNRMKLGFTRAMITAALNGELDNVAYETHPVFGMQMPTTCPHVPAELLNPRNTWENVAAYDEAARNLAGQFIKNFEKYASGVAAEILAAAPKP
- a CDS encoding DUF922 domain-containing protein; the encoded protein is MIIQLLLIIITFLPNPDPNPKATIDWRERRKLNWSDFKGIPDLSSPNAALTSTSILISYGYDKTSFTYQLKCVFHPEKSWTKVKSDLILTHEQGHFDITQIFTRKLNKELMGYKYDPSNVEKDIQSIYQRIHQEQDAFQRTYDRETNFSRNAIKQDEWNLKMEKELMELEQYSNYPNQ
- a CDS encoding deoxynucleoside kinase, which codes for MAKGKKAKHIAIAGNIGAGKTTLTELLSKHYKWIPQFEDVDHNPYLNDFYEDMPRWSFNLQIYFLNSRINQILEIHRGTETVIQDRTIYEDAHIFAPNLHEMGLMSKRDYDNYFLFFQTLKSMIQPPDLMIYLQASVPTLVGQIQKRGREYEENIRLDYLKRLNDYYNKWIEGYKEGSLLVIDVDKNKFAENDEHLGEIITKIDAQLYGLF